Proteins encoded in a region of the Microbacterium neungamense genome:
- a CDS encoding alpha/beta fold hydrolase, which yields MPERLLAPEGTPAVIEEFTSGGATLVSEDFGVGDHPIVLLHGIGMGRSVYIDLVSRLSGRIIGLDLPGFGEAPEPERTLTMERHADLVAAFLRDRGITDAVIIGHSMGAQIAAEVAARHPDVVSGLVLAGPTVNSASRSIRAQAGYLLFDLLHERPVVLWRGAREYLRGGPHLLRKMRATIVHDAKRAYGRVRHPVLVLRGQRDPLAPMSWCREIVDNIPGARFEEIPDHGHGTLISDSWAAAELIRRFVAEL from the coding sequence ATGCCGGAACGTCTGCTCGCCCCCGAGGGCACGCCCGCCGTCATCGAGGAGTTCACATCCGGCGGGGCCACCCTGGTGTCCGAGGACTTCGGCGTCGGCGACCATCCGATCGTGCTGCTGCACGGCATCGGCATGGGCCGCAGCGTCTACATCGACCTGGTGTCGCGGCTGAGCGGCCGGATCATCGGCCTCGACCTGCCCGGGTTCGGCGAGGCGCCCGAGCCGGAGCGGACGCTGACGATGGAGCGGCACGCCGACCTGGTCGCGGCTTTCCTCCGCGACCGCGGGATCACGGACGCCGTGATCATCGGCCATTCCATGGGCGCGCAGATCGCGGCCGAGGTGGCCGCCCGGCATCCGGACGTCGTCTCCGGCCTCGTGCTCGCCGGCCCGACCGTGAACAGCGCCTCGCGCAGCATCCGCGCCCAGGCCGGTTACCTGCTCTTCGACCTGCTGCACGAGCGCCCCGTGGTGCTCTGGCGCGGCGCCCGGGAGTACCTGCGCGGCGGGCCGCACCTGCTGCGCAAGATGCGCGCGACCATCGTGCACGATGCGAAGCGGGCGTACGGCCGGGTGCGGCATCCGGTGCTCGTGCTGCGCGGCCAGCGCGATCCGCTCGCGCCGATGAGCTGGTGCCGGGAGATCGTGGACAACATCCCCGGCGCCCGCTTCGAGGAGATCCCCGACCACGGGCACGGCACGCTGATCAGCGATTCCTGGGCGGCGGCCGAGCTCATCCGCCGGTTCGTCGCCGAGCTCTGA
- a CDS encoding DUF58 domain-containing protein: protein MTMLITQVKSRLFIRSTQKSVHALDGAYASLLRGRSLDFEDLRPYEYGDQVRDIDWRATAKHGSPLIKRTKATRRHTVLFVVDTGRGMNALAEDERSKRELAILAVGALGFLTVRHGDDFSVVHGDAGGRRRRAPGGTEGALEHALRAIDRAIAESTAPNDRESLLSFVARTIARRMIVVIVTDEAPVTEETERMLRRLRVQHDVLWITLRDAHPVLGRSTRTRRDVDSGWVVPDFVHGDEELIRAVDAQEAADTAHRHDVLRRLEITHAELTGLDDAVPALLAMLNRRSHARL, encoded by the coding sequence ATGACCATGCTGATCACGCAGGTGAAGAGCCGCCTCTTCATCCGCTCCACGCAGAAGTCGGTGCACGCGCTGGACGGCGCGTACGCCTCGCTGCTGCGCGGGCGCAGCCTCGACTTCGAGGACCTGCGTCCGTACGAGTACGGCGATCAGGTGCGCGACATCGACTGGCGGGCGACCGCCAAGCACGGCTCACCGCTGATCAAGCGGACCAAGGCGACCCGTCGGCACACGGTGCTCTTCGTCGTCGACACCGGCCGGGGCATGAACGCGCTGGCCGAGGATGAGCGGTCCAAGCGCGAGCTCGCCATCCTCGCGGTCGGTGCGCTCGGGTTCCTCACCGTGCGGCACGGCGACGACTTCTCCGTGGTCCACGGCGATGCCGGCGGCCGGCGCCGACGGGCCCCGGGCGGCACCGAGGGCGCGCTTGAGCACGCGCTGCGCGCGATCGACCGGGCCATCGCCGAGAGCACGGCGCCGAACGACCGCGAGTCGCTGCTCTCCTTCGTGGCGCGCACCATCGCTCGGCGCATGATCGTCGTCATCGTCACCGACGAGGCGCCGGTCACCGAGGAGACGGAGCGGATGCTGCGCCGGCTGCGCGTCCAGCACGACGTGCTCTGGATCACGCTGCGCGACGCGCATCCGGTGCTCGGCCGCAGCACCCGCACCCGCCGTGACGTGGACAGCGGCTGGGTGGTGCCCGACTTCGTGCACGGCGACGAGGAGCTCATCCGCGCCGTCGACGCGCAGGAGGCGGCCGACACCGCCCACCGCCACGACGTGCTGCGCCGCCTCGAGATCACGCACGCCGAGCTCACCGGCCTCGACGACGCCGTGCCGGCGCTGCTGGCCATGCTCAACCGGAGGTCGCATGCCCGCCTCTGA
- the argG gene encoding argininosuccinate synthase, which translates to MSKVLQSLPVGERVGIAFSGGLDTSVAVAWMRDKGAVPFTYTGDLGQYDEDDIASIPGRALEYGAEKSRLIDCKTALVEEGFVALACGAFHIRSGGKTYFNTTPLGRAVTGTLLVRAMKEDGVDIWGDGSTYKGNDIERFYRYGLLANPRLRIYKPWLDADFVTELGGRKEMSEWLVAHGFPYRDSAEKAYSTDANIWGATHEAKTLEHLDVSLETVDPIMGVKFWDPQVSIDAEDVTVTFDGGRPVAINGTEYTDPVELVQEANAIGGRHGLGMSDQIENRIIEAKSRGIYEAPGMALLFIAYERLVNGILNEDTLATYHEQGRRLGRLMYEGRWLEPQSLMLRESIQRWVGSTISGSVTIRLRRGDDWTILDTVSPNLSYAPEKLSMERVGDAAFGPVDRIGQLTMRNLDIADSRSRLEQYAGLGLVGGATGELVGRVTAGEAGEITEAVHGSVSEPDEALTDAVDAASEGAAFDSGTD; encoded by the coding sequence ATGTCCAAGGTCCTCCAGTCCCTCCCCGTCGGCGAGCGCGTCGGCATCGCGTTCTCCGGTGGTCTCGACACCTCCGTCGCCGTCGCGTGGATGCGCGACAAGGGTGCCGTGCCGTTCACCTACACCGGCGACCTGGGGCAGTACGACGAGGACGACATCGCCTCGATCCCCGGCCGCGCCCTGGAGTACGGCGCCGAGAAGTCGCGCCTGATCGACTGCAAGACCGCGCTGGTCGAGGAGGGCTTCGTCGCCCTCGCCTGCGGCGCCTTCCACATCCGCTCCGGCGGCAAGACCTACTTCAACACCACGCCGCTGGGCCGGGCCGTCACCGGCACCCTGCTGGTGCGCGCCATGAAGGAGGACGGCGTCGACATCTGGGGCGACGGCTCCACCTACAAGGGCAACGACATCGAGCGGTTCTACCGCTACGGCCTGCTGGCCAACCCGCGCCTGCGCATCTACAAGCCGTGGCTCGACGCCGACTTCGTCACCGAGCTCGGGGGACGCAAGGAGATGAGCGAGTGGCTCGTCGCGCACGGCTTCCCCTACCGCGACTCGGCCGAGAAGGCGTACTCCACGGATGCCAACATCTGGGGCGCCACGCACGAGGCGAAGACCCTGGAGCACCTCGACGTCTCGCTGGAGACGGTCGACCCGATCATGGGCGTGAAGTTCTGGGACCCGCAGGTCTCGATCGACGCCGAGGACGTCACGGTGACCTTCGACGGCGGGCGCCCGGTCGCGATCAACGGCACCGAGTACACCGACCCCGTCGAGCTGGTGCAGGAGGCGAACGCGATCGGCGGACGCCATGGCCTCGGCATGAGCGACCAGATCGAGAACCGCATCATCGAGGCGAAGTCCCGCGGCATCTACGAGGCGCCGGGCATGGCCCTGCTGTTCATCGCCTACGAGCGCCTGGTCAACGGCATCCTCAACGAGGACACCCTCGCCACCTACCACGAGCAGGGCCGGCGCCTGGGCCGCCTGATGTACGAGGGCCGCTGGCTGGAGCCGCAGTCGCTCATGCTGCGCGAGTCGATCCAGCGCTGGGTGGGTTCGACGATCTCCGGCTCGGTGACCATCCGGCTGCGCCGCGGCGACGACTGGACGATCCTCGACACCGTCTCGCCCAACCTCTCCTACGCTCCCGAGAAGCTGTCGATGGAGCGCGTCGGCGACGCCGCCTTCGGCCCGGTCGACCGCATCGGTCAGCTCACCATGCGCAACCTGGACATCGCCGACTCCCGCTCGCGCCTCGAGCAGTACGCCGGCCTCGGCCTGGTCGGCGGCGCGACGGGCGAGCTCGTCGGCCGTGTCACCGCGGGCGAGGCGGGCGAGATCACCGAGGCCGTGCACGGCTCGGTCTCGGAGCCGGACGAGGCCTTGACGGATGCCGTCGACGCGGCATCCGAGGGCGCGGCCTTCGACTCCGGCACGGACTGA
- a CDS encoding penicillin acylase family protein, giving the protein MTTEPAASAVPRHPLRARIGRIVFLVIALVVVMAVAAAFTVTWTIHRSFPQTAGELTLDGLDGTVSVQRDDLGIPTITAESTHDLFFAQGFTHAQDRFFEMDFRRHVTAGRVAEMFGASQAATDAFLRTLGWRAVAEQEVEALDDTTRGYYQAYADGVNAYLSSRSGADLSLEYAVLGIQNPEYEPEPWEPADSVAWLKAMAWDLRTNIEDETARALLAADLQQQTGDPAAVNAQLETMYPGYPFADNPVIVPKISSLPASGTDAAPAAATTGESQASDALMTVEWQQASDVIEAASLLLGSPGEGIGSNSWVVSGDLTESGKPLLANDPHLGASLPSVWYQVQLKCATVTAQCPFDVGGFSFSGLPGVVIGHNERIAWGFTNLTTDVTDLYIERVQGDSYWRDGALVPLEVSTETIEVAGGDDIELTIRRTVHGPLISDLTPDMTAIADGPAVTDGSAGATSLADDGMPDAEYAVSLRWTALDPGTTASAVFAMATAQDFEDFRRAAALFDVPAQNLIYADVDGNIGYQTPGRLPVRGAGDGWLPQPGWDSAYDWTGFIPFEELPVSYNPASGYIVTANNAIVDDQYAHFLSRDWDHGYRANRIAHLLERRAAAAPLTAQDMRDIQADEEMWIGKRLAMAMEGVTVTGKGPKAAVDLLRTWDAQNDADSPAAAYANALWAHLARNLFTEREVPLPVDDQGRLFTVVAALLDDPTHPLWTNERIDVDGMEEMLSRSAEDAYRQLRELQGEDVRLWRWGSLHALQLRSETLGSSGIAPIEALFNRGPFPVGGGGSVVNATGWSLGSGSYATETVPSMRMVVDLANFDASSWNQLTGQSGHAFHQHYTDQTADWAAGVQRPWPFTAKAVTRAAVDTLVLRPAG; this is encoded by the coding sequence ATGACGACCGAACCCGCGGCATCCGCCGTTCCCCGCCACCCGCTCAGGGCCCGCATCGGACGGATCGTGTTCCTCGTGATCGCGCTCGTCGTCGTCATGGCCGTCGCCGCGGCCTTCACCGTCACCTGGACCATCCACCGCTCCTTCCCGCAGACCGCCGGCGAACTGACGCTCGACGGCCTGGACGGCACCGTCTCCGTGCAGCGCGACGATCTCGGCATCCCCACGATCACCGCCGAGTCCACGCACGACCTCTTCTTCGCGCAGGGGTTCACGCACGCGCAGGACCGCTTCTTCGAGATGGACTTCCGCCGGCACGTCACCGCCGGGCGGGTGGCCGAGATGTTCGGCGCGTCGCAGGCGGCGACGGATGCCTTCCTCCGCACCCTCGGCTGGCGCGCCGTCGCCGAGCAGGAGGTGGAGGCCCTCGACGACACCACGCGCGGGTACTACCAGGCGTACGCCGACGGGGTGAACGCGTACCTCTCCTCGCGCTCCGGCGCGGACCTGTCGCTGGAGTATGCCGTTCTCGGCATCCAGAATCCGGAGTACGAGCCGGAGCCGTGGGAGCCGGCGGACTCCGTGGCCTGGCTGAAGGCGATGGCCTGGGACCTGCGGACGAACATCGAGGACGAGACCGCCCGCGCCCTGCTCGCCGCCGACCTGCAGCAGCAGACCGGCGACCCGGCCGCCGTGAACGCGCAGCTCGAAACGATGTACCCCGGGTATCCGTTCGCCGACAACCCCGTGATCGTGCCGAAGATCTCGAGCCTCCCCGCGAGCGGGACGGATGCCGCGCCCGCGGCGGCCACGACCGGCGAGAGCCAGGCATCCGACGCCCTGATGACCGTGGAGTGGCAGCAGGCATCGGATGTGATCGAGGCGGCGAGCCTGCTCCTCGGCTCCCCCGGCGAGGGGATCGGCTCGAACTCCTGGGTGGTCTCGGGCGACCTCACCGAGAGCGGGAAGCCGCTGCTCGCGAACGACCCGCACCTGGGCGCCTCGCTGCCCTCGGTCTGGTACCAGGTGCAGCTGAAATGCGCGACGGTGACCGCGCAGTGCCCGTTCGACGTCGGCGGATTCTCCTTCTCCGGGCTGCCGGGGGTGGTGATCGGGCACAACGAGCGGATCGCGTGGGGCTTCACCAACCTGACCACCGACGTCACCGACCTCTACATCGAGCGCGTGCAGGGCGACAGCTACTGGCGCGACGGCGCCCTCGTCCCGCTCGAGGTGTCCACCGAGACGATCGAGGTCGCCGGCGGCGACGACATCGAACTGACCATCCGCCGGACGGTGCACGGGCCGCTCATCTCCGACCTCACACCGGACATGACCGCGATCGCCGACGGTCCCGCCGTCACCGACGGGAGCGCGGGCGCGACCTCCCTCGCGGACGACGGCATGCCGGATGCGGAATACGCGGTCAGCCTGCGCTGGACCGCCCTCGACCCGGGCACCACGGCGAGCGCGGTGTTCGCGATGGCGACCGCCCAGGACTTCGAGGACTTCCGCCGCGCCGCCGCGCTCTTCGACGTGCCGGCGCAGAACCTGATCTACGCCGATGTCGACGGCAACATCGGCTACCAGACCCCGGGACGGCTGCCGGTGCGCGGGGCCGGGGACGGCTGGCTGCCGCAGCCGGGCTGGGACAGCGCCTACGACTGGACCGGGTTCATCCCGTTCGAGGAGCTGCCGGTGTCCTACAACCCGGCATCCGGGTACATCGTGACGGCGAACAACGCCATCGTCGACGACCAGTACGCGCACTTCCTGTCGCGGGACTGGGACCACGGCTATCGCGCGAACCGCATCGCGCACCTCCTCGAGCGCCGCGCCGCGGCGGCCCCGCTGACCGCGCAGGACATGCGCGACATCCAGGCCGACGAAGAGATGTGGATCGGCAAGCGCCTGGCGATGGCGATGGAGGGCGTGACCGTCACCGGCAAGGGCCCGAAGGCGGCCGTGGATCTGCTGCGCACTTGGGACGCGCAGAACGACGCCGACTCCCCCGCGGCCGCGTACGCGAACGCCCTGTGGGCGCACCTGGCCCGCAACCTCTTCACCGAGCGCGAGGTGCCGCTCCCGGTCGACGACCAGGGCAGGCTGTTCACGGTGGTCGCCGCCCTGCTGGACGACCCCACGCACCCGCTGTGGACGAACGAGCGGATCGACGTCGACGGCATGGAGGAGATGCTCTCCCGCTCCGCCGAGGACGCCTACCGCCAGCTGCGCGAGCTGCAGGGCGAGGACGTGCGGCTGTGGCGGTGGGGCTCGCTGCACGCCCTGCAGCTGCGCAGCGAGACGCTCGGCTCCTCCGGCATCGCGCCGATCGAGGCGCTGTTCAACCGCGGCCCGTTCCCGGTCGGCGGCGGCGGGTCGGTCGTGAACGCCACCGGATGGTCGCTCGGCAGCGGGTCGTACGCGACCGAGACGGTGCCGTCGATGCGCATGGTCGTCGACCTCGCCAACTTCGACGCGTCGAGCTGGAACCAGCTGACGGGCCAGTCCGGCCACGCCTTCCACCAGCACTACACCGACCAGACCGCGGACTGGGCCGCGGGCGTGCAGCGGCCGTGGCCGTTCACCGCGAAAGCCGTGACGCGGGCGGCCGTCGACACGCTGGTGCTGCGGCCGGCCGGATAG
- a CDS encoding vWA domain-containing protein — protein sequence MALNTWWLVLVAVGVLVAAVVVGILLGLRAGRRDRASAPVLISRAERMRALPAFRQAVRRRMTLLAGVLALGAVAVLLGGVVAARPMSAQTIQPVNNSRDIMLCLDVSGSMSDVDVEVLGVFLELLDGFEGERIGLTIFNSSPVQVFPLTDDYVFIREQLQRIRESFDYTSETPEHWVGTLNGPGASLIGDGLAACTMRFDHLDDERSRSVILATDNELAGASILTVEEAALYAKSRGVRVFAINPVQGKDAQVSAQLTDAARLTGGESYALRDTTTVGDIITEIQKQEATALKGQAQVVWVDTPNLWIALTLVALLAFLVLVWRLHL from the coding sequence GTGGCACTGAACACCTGGTGGCTGGTCCTCGTCGCCGTCGGCGTGCTGGTCGCGGCGGTGGTCGTCGGCATCCTGCTCGGCCTGCGCGCGGGGCGGCGGGACCGGGCATCCGCACCCGTGCTGATCTCGCGGGCGGAACGGATGCGGGCGCTGCCCGCCTTCCGGCAGGCGGTGCGCCGACGGATGACGCTGCTCGCGGGGGTGCTCGCGCTCGGCGCGGTGGCGGTGCTGCTCGGGGGCGTGGTCGCGGCGCGGCCGATGTCGGCGCAGACGATCCAGCCGGTGAACAACAGCCGCGACATCATGCTGTGCCTCGACGTCTCCGGGTCGATGTCGGACGTCGACGTCGAGGTGCTCGGGGTGTTCCTCGAGCTGCTGGACGGCTTCGAGGGCGAACGGATCGGGCTGACCATCTTCAACAGCTCCCCGGTGCAGGTCTTCCCCCTCACGGACGACTACGTCTTCATCCGGGAGCAGCTGCAGCGGATCCGGGAGAGCTTCGACTACACCAGCGAGACGCCCGAGCACTGGGTCGGCACCCTGAACGGGCCGGGCGCCTCGCTGATCGGCGACGGCCTCGCGGCCTGCACCATGCGCTTCGACCACCTCGACGACGAGCGCAGCCGCTCGGTGATCCTCGCCACCGACAACGAGCTCGCCGGCGCCTCGATCCTCACCGTGGAGGAGGCCGCCCTGTACGCGAAGTCACGGGGCGTCCGCGTGTTCGCGATCAACCCGGTGCAGGGCAAGGACGCGCAGGTGAGCGCGCAGCTGACGGATGCCGCCCGTCTCACCGGCGGGGAGTCGTACGCGCTCCGCGACACCACCACGGTCGGCGACATCATCACCGAGATCCAGAAGCAGGAGGCGACGGCGCTGAAGGGTCAGGCCCAGGTCGTGTGGGTGGACACCCCGAACCTGTGGATCGCGCTGACCCTCGTCGCCCTGCTCGCCTTCCTCGTGCTGGTCTGGAGGCTGCACCTGTGA
- a CDS encoding YhgE/Pip domain-containing protein translates to MKVPSMIAAELRRLTASPMAAIALVALMCVPILYGGLYLWANQDPYGRFPDVPVALVVEDAGTDPSTGSGSGAEASAPENYGQKVADNLLEDGAFDWRVMTAAEAERALKDGTVDFTVTLPADFSAALASAGGDQPHQALIELETNDANNYLASTIGSQTVERIRRSVAEMVGSEAAERLLTGLSDVRGKLSEAADGATQLFDGAGTAHDGSATLASGLATLADGTGTLADGAQRLADGAAQVRDGNAQLADAAGRAASLAQQATDALPTARGDLAQAMAEQGLTPEQIDTVLSRLDPVADRLREGNTAAQEAAGKVERLAEGARSVADGARQLADGARSAADGAASARDGAGTLRDGLDTLGEGIGTLRDGLAQGVDAIPASTPELRAAQADTIADPVSVSSDKVAAAKDYGQGLAPFFAALAGWIGIYALFLIVKPISRRAVTALHSPVRITLAGWLTPAGLGALQMVGLLAVLGFALGFDFQHPGGSLGVMVMASATYAAIILALNVWLGSVGQFMGLVLMVLQLVTAGGTFPWQTLPAPLSTLHHVLPMGYVVDAMRQLMYGGDLHRALWDLGVLGVWLVGALVIAAIGVTRMTHRRTLRDLQPSLIG, encoded by the coding sequence ATGAAGGTGCCGTCCATGATCGCGGCGGAGCTGCGGCGGCTGACCGCCAGTCCGATGGCGGCGATCGCCCTGGTGGCGCTGATGTGCGTGCCCATCCTCTACGGCGGCCTCTACCTCTGGGCGAACCAGGACCCGTACGGCCGGTTCCCCGACGTGCCGGTCGCACTCGTCGTGGAGGATGCCGGAACCGACCCTTCGACGGGCTCAGGGTCCGGGGCCGAGGCATCCGCCCCCGAGAACTACGGGCAGAAGGTCGCCGACAACCTCCTCGAGGACGGCGCGTTCGACTGGCGCGTGATGACGGCGGCCGAGGCCGAGCGGGCGCTCAAAGACGGCACCGTCGACTTCACCGTCACCCTCCCCGCCGACTTCTCCGCAGCGCTCGCCTCCGCCGGGGGCGATCAGCCGCACCAGGCGCTGATCGAGCTCGAGACCAACGACGCCAACAACTACCTCGCCTCGACCATCGGCAGCCAGACGGTCGAACGCATCCGCCGGTCGGTCGCCGAGATGGTCGGCTCCGAGGCCGCGGAGCGCCTGCTCACCGGCCTCAGCGACGTCCGCGGCAAGCTGTCCGAGGCCGCCGACGGCGCCACGCAGCTGTTCGACGGTGCCGGCACCGCGCACGACGGCTCCGCGACCCTGGCATCCGGGCTCGCCACTCTCGCCGACGGCACCGGCACCCTGGCGGACGGCGCCCAGCGGCTGGCCGACGGTGCCGCGCAGGTGCGCGACGGCAACGCCCAGCTCGCGGATGCCGCGGGCCGAGCCGCCTCGCTCGCGCAGCAGGCGACCGACGCCCTGCCCACCGCGCGTGGGGATCTCGCGCAGGCGATGGCCGAGCAGGGCCTGACCCCGGAGCAGATCGACACCGTGCTGAGTCGGCTCGACCCGGTGGCCGACCGGCTCCGCGAGGGGAACACCGCCGCACAGGAGGCGGCCGGCAAGGTCGAACGGCTCGCCGAGGGCGCCCGCTCCGTCGCGGACGGCGCCCGGCAGCTCGCGGACGGCGCCCGCAGCGCCGCCGACGGCGCGGCATCCGCTCGCGACGGGGCCGGCACCCTGCGCGACGGCCTGGACACACTGGGCGAGGGCATCGGCACGCTCCGCGACGGCCTCGCCCAGGGCGTCGACGCGATCCCGGCCTCCACCCCCGAGCTGCGCGCCGCCCAGGCCGACACGATCGCCGATCCGGTGTCGGTCTCGAGCGACAAGGTCGCCGCCGCGAAGGACTACGGCCAGGGCCTGGCCCCGTTCTTCGCGGCCCTCGCCGGCTGGATCGGCATCTACGCGCTGTTCCTCATCGTCAAGCCGATCTCGCGTCGCGCCGTCACCGCCCTGCACTCCCCCGTACGGATCACGCTCGCCGGCTGGCTCACCCCCGCCGGGCTCGGCGCGCTGCAGATGGTCGGCCTGCTCGCGGTGCTCGGCTTCGCCCTCGGCTTCGACTTCCAGCACCCCGGCGGCTCGCTCGGGGTCATGGTGATGGCATCCGCCACCTACGCCGCGATCATCCTCGCCCTCAACGTCTGGCTCGGCTCGGTCGGCCAGTTCATGGGCCTGGTGCTCATGGTGCTGCAACTCGTCACCGCCGGCGGCACGTTCCCCTGGCAGACGCTGCCGGCGCCGCTGTCCACCCTGCACCACGTGCTGCCGATGGGATACGTCGTCGACGCCATGCGTCAGCTGATGTACGGCGGCGATCTGCACCGCGCGCTCTGGGATCTCGGGGTGCTCGGCGTCTGGCTCGTCGGCGCCCTCGTGATCGCCGCGATCGGCGTCACCCGGATGACGCACCGGCGCACCCTGCGGGACCTGCAGCCGAGCCTGATCGGGTGA
- a CDS encoding phosphotransferase — protein sequence MRQGAVGHVRIVVRDGRRLVEKRMTDPVRHGTEVRALRALSGSGLPVPEIVAERPGSILMTLRPGRRLDWESAHVGDPLRELARAAWAAGRKDPHSAAALIDAYGAEPAAVRAWYPIHAAELWLWFAEAGPAEYLDRLTAELRAWPD from the coding sequence ATGCGACAGGGAGCGGTCGGGCACGTGCGGATCGTCGTGCGGGACGGGCGGCGACTGGTCGAGAAGCGCATGACCGATCCGGTGCGGCACGGCACGGAGGTGCGGGCGCTGCGGGCGCTGTCCGGCTCCGGTCTGCCCGTTCCGGAGATCGTCGCGGAACGGCCGGGATCGATCCTGATGACGCTGCGCCCGGGGCGGCGGCTGGACTGGGAGTCCGCACACGTCGGCGATCCGCTCCGCGAGCTCGCGCGCGCCGCCTGGGCCGCCGGCCGGAAGGACCCGCACTCGGCCGCCGCCCTCATCGACGCGTACGGCGCCGAGCCGGCCGCGGTGCGCGCCTGGTATCCGATCCACGCCGCCGAGCTGTGGCTCTGGTTCGCCGAGGCCGGGCCCGCGGAATACCTCGACCGGCTCACGGCCGAGCTGCGGGCCTGGCCGGATTGA
- a CDS encoding TetR/AcrR family transcriptional regulator, with protein sequence MTPARPPRSDARANRAGILNAARHALASDPHASIDAIARRAGLSRRTLYGHFVDRDTLIRELIASGAQRFNAIAASVTDTDARLALARLAARLWREAAHVQVAAALALDDAHVAQTAQALAPLRRAVADLVRRGQEDGTFRTDLAAPTLARLIEEIARTVVARTDASSPAAADLVVRTLLSVAGLSWREADAVLRAHPDLLDPAEEDA encoded by the coding sequence ATGACCCCCGCCCGCCCGCCCCGCAGCGACGCCCGCGCCAACCGCGCCGGCATCCTGAACGCGGCCCGCCACGCACTCGCGAGCGACCCGCACGCGTCGATCGATGCGATCGCGCGCAGGGCCGGACTGTCCCGGCGCACGCTCTACGGGCACTTCGTCGACCGCGACACCCTGATCCGCGAGCTGATCGCCTCGGGCGCGCAGCGGTTCAACGCCATCGCGGCATCCGTCACCGACACGGATGCCCGGCTCGCTCTCGCCCGCCTGGCTGCACGGCTCTGGCGCGAGGCGGCGCACGTGCAGGTCGCGGCGGCGTTGGCCCTGGACGACGCGCACGTCGCCCAGACCGCGCAGGCCCTGGCCCCGCTGCGCCGCGCGGTCGCCGATCTCGTGCGCCGCGGGCAGGAGGACGGCACCTTCCGCACCGACCTCGCGGCGCCCACGCTCGCCCGGCTCATCGAGGAGATCGCGCGCACGGTCGTGGCGCGCACGGATGCCTCGTCCCCGGCCGCCGCCGATCTCGTCGTGCGCACCCTGCTCAGCGTCGCCGGCCTCTCCTGGCGGGAGGCGGATGCCGTGCTGCGCGCCCACCCCGACCTGCTCGACCCGGCCGAGGAGGACGCATGA
- a CDS encoding vWA domain-containing protein: MILQPVLHPLLLVLLCAPVVFVVVREIVSRSLSERSETKRPDPPTRSGSTPRWLWPLRLLIVLLAFVMLLRPGIPGGTSQTLATDTDIVLVVDSTASIVAEDWNGDEPRLTGVRADVQAIVDEYPGARFALITFDASAQLRLPLTTDATALMSSLEVMRPEVTDQSRGSSIGIANRMLADTLSAAAKSSPDRSRMVFYFGDGEQTASSEPESFGSSAKYVDGGAVFGYGTAEGGPMMKTTGRGDDASTGSGSGGEYIEYQGAPARSVIDEDALRTIAQELGVEYQHRTADTAPQLPEAPTSTTDYSSSGEVGNVIELYWILALALVALLAVEFARATMLVTRMRGLAASATEGGDR, translated from the coding sequence GTGATCCTCCAGCCCGTCCTGCATCCGCTCCTGCTCGTGCTGCTGTGCGCGCCGGTGGTGTTCGTCGTCGTCCGGGAGATCGTGTCCCGGTCGTTGAGCGAGCGCAGCGAGACGAAACGCCCCGACCCTCCGACGCGCTCAGGCTCCACCCCGCGCTGGCTCTGGCCCCTGCGCCTGCTCATCGTGCTCCTCGCGTTCGTGATGCTGCTGCGTCCCGGCATCCCGGGCGGCACCTCGCAGACCCTCGCGACCGACACCGACATCGTGCTGGTCGTGGACAGCACCGCGAGCATCGTCGCCGAGGACTGGAACGGCGACGAGCCGCGGCTCACCGGCGTCCGCGCGGACGTGCAGGCGATCGTCGACGAGTATCCGGGGGCGCGCTTCGCCCTGATCACCTTCGACGCGTCGGCGCAGCTGCGCCTGCCGCTGACGACGGATGCCACGGCGCTGATGTCCTCGCTCGAGGTGATGCGCCCCGAGGTCACCGACCAGTCGCGCGGCAGCTCGATCGGCATCGCGAACCGGATGCTCGCGGACACCCTCTCCGCTGCCGCGAAGTCCTCGCCGGACCGTTCGCGCATGGTGTTCTACTTCGGCGACGGCGAGCAGACGGCGTCCTCCGAGCCGGAGTCGTTCGGCTCCAGCGCCAAGTACGTCGACGGCGGCGCGGTGTTCGGGTACGGCACCGCCGAGGGCGGGCCGATGATGAAGACGACCGGGCGCGGGGACGACGCTTCGACGGGCTCGGGGTCGGGCGGCGAGTACATCGAGTACCAGGGCGCGCCGGCCCGCTCCGTCATCGACGAGGACGCCCTGCGCACGATCGCCCAGGAGCTCGGCGTCGAGTACCAGCACCGCACCGCCGACACCGCTCCGCAGCTGCCGGAGGCGCCCACCAGCACCACCGACTACTCGTCCTCCGGCGAGGTGGGCAACGTCATCGAGCTGTACTGGATCCTCGCCCTCGCCCTCGTCGCCCTCCTCGCCGTCGAGTTCGCCCGCGCGACGATGCTGGTGACGCGGATGCGCGGCCTCGCGGCATCCGCCACCGAGGGAGGTGACCGATGA